The region ATTGTTTTCGCGTCCTCGCTCTTTGCGCAACAAATTTTCGTGCCTTTAGAGCATGATTTTGTCCTTTTCGATTTGGATAAAATGAAGATTGTCTATGAATTTAATTATAAAAAAAATCCTTTTGGCGTACGCCCTGCTATCTCTAGCGATGGCGTATATCTTTATTATACAAAAAGATTTATGAATAATAAGTCGCTTTATCAGCGTCATATTGCTACGGGGCAAGAGCGCGAAATTCTAGCCCCGCAACCTTTTCACGGCTTTCGTCTTATCTCTGATAGTAGAATTCTTCTGGATAATAATATTACCCTCACCCTCGACAATGTGACCTCTACGGCGCTGGCCTCGCATGCGCTGCAGCCATTGTCCATTTTACATCCGCGCAACCGTCTTGGTTATGGTGAGGATGAGTATTTTCTGCCTACCCACGGAGGGGAAATTTTAGAAGGCTATTTACTGATCGATCGGCAACAGTTGCTGATTAATTACTATTTTGCAGGACAGCAACGCGCGCAGGGCTATTATCAGTGGTATCTTTTTGACTTATCGACAGCAAGGTTAATGATTCTCCCTTCTTTGCGAGGTAGCGCTTCTTTATCGGGCGGGGGTGCTAGTATGAATGAGCGCCCCGCGATCGCTTATATTAAACGGCGTTGACGGATTTTTGGTTGCGTTATGCTCGATCACTTACGTTACAATCCTGATTTTCCAGAACAGTTAATTGCGCAAGCAACCTGCCCGATTTTTCGTCAAGCGTTGGATGTCTACCTCGATCCACGTGTCAGTGTGGGCTATGCCGAGGCGTCGATTCGTCATTGGCAGTATCACGCGCATCAGCTTATCGATCAACTGGCACACGATACCTATCGTTTTTCTGAAGATTTTTGTATCTACGCACAAGAAGATCTCGATAGTATGATTGTGGATAGCGACTATCCTAGGATTACCGCGGATCTTTATATCGATCTACGCGAGCTTTTGTTACGTTGGAATATTGCAGAAGATATCGCTAGAGGTATTGTCAAACGCGTTGAGCAACGTGTGGCGGGGCATCGTAAATATCGAAATGTATCAAGAATAAAGATATTTTTTAAGGAAGAGATTATCGCCACGTTACCTCGTAAGGAGCAACCCTATCACCTTATTCGCCCGCCCATTCCGAGCGACAGGGATATTTTAGCATATATTCGCCCGCTCTATATCACGATTCATCCGCTGGAAGTGGAAATTCCTCAGATTTACATCTCATTTAGCTGTGCATGGGATGAGGAGTATGGCTTAGCGTGGATTATACGCGGAGATAAAATCCTCTATGTAGGCAGTGATCGTAAATTACAACCATGGGCAAGCGAGGAGAGCTTTTCTATCCTAGAAGGGAATTATGCTTACGGCAACTTCTTGCTAAAACACGAAATACCTGATTTGCGTGAGTAGTTTAGGATGCATTCTCCTCTTCTTGCTGAGGGGGGAGAATGGGGGCGCCTTTTGTCTTGGTGATGCGATCGGGTTTGCCGGTAAAGAAGAGCTTTGCTTCGGATAGATTGAATTCTTTCGGTATGGTAAAGCGAATCTCGATGGTCATATTTCTGGTGCCGTCAAGCGTAGGGGTAATATTAAATTGAGAGATTGACTTGTATTTTTTTTGATTATGATCGCGTATTTCAAAAAAGTAGCGGGTATCTCTGCCGATTTGCCAATAATTAGAGATAGAAATGTTTCCGCTTATATTATAATCTGATCCAACACGCACGGTTAGGCGTAATTGATCTTTTTTCCCTTTGTCGATAAGTTCATATTCTTCTACAAAAAAGTAGCGATGCTTATCGACATGTACCGCGCCATCGGGCAAGGAAGCAACGCCTTCTTTACTGATATTGATGCCTAAGCTAGAGACCAGCGAGGTTAGTAGGAGAAAAAATGGAATCAGGAGAACAACGTGCTTTTTCATTCTTTTATTATAGCCTATCTTGTTGATTTACGCAAGAATTTTTTAATAAAAAAAGGTAACTGTGAGGTTGTAGATAATATGCGTCCAAGCTACGCTGTGCAGGCTCATGCCTCGACGAAAACCAAACCAGAAGATCATGCCAAGAATAAAGGTGAAGAAGAAGGCGAGAATTCCTTGATAGAGATGCATGCTAGCAAAGATGATCTGCCAGATTACGCCGATGAGGAGGGGATGCTTTTTGCTAAAAGAGATAGGTAAAAGGCGGAAAAGAAGTTCTTCGCTATAGCCAACAAGAATCATCATGAAGACAAAAAGCGCCGGATAGAGATGTCGCATGCGTTGAAAGAGTATTCCAGCGGGATTTTCAGCAAGCTCTGGAGGGATAACGAAACCACTAAGCAAAGTCAGCAGGAGAGATGCTCCTAAAAGGAGGAAAACGCCCTTCCATTGAAGGCGAAAATCGGTAAAGGCATACACCATTTTGGGTTGTAACGCTATGGCGATACCCAAAAAGACGATAAATTGAATGATAGAAATGATTAAGTATACAAGAACAAATCCGTCATGATGCAGATACAAAGAGATATCTTCCATGGCGCCTGTATACCAACTATAGATACTTAGAAATGAGAAGAGACCAACGAAGATGATGGCGAGAATGAAACGAAGTGTGCCTAGTTTTGTTGTGTGATAGTCGATAGATTGCATCTTCTTATTATCTATAATGGGAGTAGTTTTGTCAAGCGCCCTCTTGATTAAATTCTTCATCTCTGCTTTACTATAGGCGTGTTTGAGTGGTTTTTGCGTAAAACAAAACGGGGAGATTTCCTCATTAATGCCTGTGATAGCAGTAAAGATAAGGTGTGGGTGGGCTGGCTTAAGCAGTGGATGCAACGGTTCGGCATGAAGCAAGCGCCTCTTTGTGCGGTGGCAGAGTGTGGCAAGCTTGCGACAACTGGGGCGCATGTTCGGCTAATGCGTCGTCGGCATGAATTTTCGCTCATTTATATTGTGCCGATGTGTACGGGTTGTAACAATCGCACGGGAGTGGCAGGCTCGCCTCCCCCTAAGATGCGTGCGCGCTCGGGCGTGCTTTTGATGGAGAGTAATCTTAAAAACACCTGTCGCTATCGATGCAAAAATAGCTGTAAATTTAAGCAAAAACGTCAACACTGGTGGCAACGTCTCTTTGGCTATCCAGCTAAAAAGGGGTAATTTCTCTCTTATCGAAGGAAAAGAGTGGTTGACAATTGGCTCTTTGATGGTATAATGAATTATACCATCGATGCTAAATGTTAGCAAATAGGGAGGGGAAAAAAAGATGTATGTAGCCAAAGATACCGGCACGCCTGCGCAGTTAGACAATGGCGTTATCCGCACCATTATGGCCTATAGTGATGATATTATGGTGGTACGCTTCGATTTTATTGAAGGGCAGGAGGTTGCTCGGCACCAGCATATGCATACGCAAAGCACGTATATCTTGAGCGGGCAGTTTGAGTTCGAGATTGATGGGCAGAAGCATCACTGTTCGGCAGGCGATACCTTGGTCTTTCCCAGTAATACTCCGCATCGATGTCTCTGCTTGGAGGCGGGGACACTTATCGATAACTTTACTCCTAAGCGTGATGATTTTTTACCATGATGATAAGAAAGGAGTAGGTAGTTATGAAGCAAATCGTGATTAAATCGGCAGATACATGTAAGTATGATCTGGTTAGCTTGGGAGAGGTCATGCTTCGCTTTGACCCCAGTGAAGGGCGCATTAAAACAGCTCGATCGTTTAAGGTGTGGGAAGGCGGGGGCGAGTATAATGTCGCACGTGGACTCAAGCGATGCTTTGGCATGCGCACCGCGATCGTTACGGGTATTCCCCAAAATGATGTGGGCTTGCTCTTGGAGGATCTCATCTATCAAGGTGGGGTGGACATGAGCTATGTCAAGTGGTTCAAGTATGACGGCGTGGGGCGCGATGTGCGGGTGGGGCTCAACTTTACTGAGCGTGGCTTTGGCGTGCGTGGAGCGTTGGGCGTCTCGGATCGGGCAAATAGTGGAGCGGCTAAGCTTAAAAAGGGCGACATCGACTGGGAGAAGCTCTTTGGTCAAGAGGGTGTGCGCTGGTTTCACTGTGGAGGCATTTACGCCGCGCTCTCGTCCACCACGCCCGAGGTCATTATCGAGGCGATGCAGATTGCGAAAAAATATGGCACGATTATCAGCTATGATCTCAATTATCGCCCTAGTCTCTGGCAAGCGCAGGTCGAAGCCGGTCGCCCGAACGCTGCGCAGGAGGTTAATCGCGAAATTGCTAAATATGTCGATGTGATGATTGGTAACGAAGAGGACTTTACCGCCTCGCTTGGCTTTACCGTGGAAGGCTTGGATCATCATATCAAAGGACTCGATAGCAATAACTTTAAGAAGATGTTAGATCAAGTTAAGCAGATGTATCCTAACTTTAAAGCGATGGCTACTACGTTGCGCGAGGTCCATACGGCAAGCGATAACGATTGGGCAGCGCTTTTAAGTTATGAGGATAAATTCTACGATAGCATGAAGTTAGAACACTTGGCGATTTTTGATCGTGTGGGTGGTGGCGATAGCTTTGCAAGTGGCTTGATCTACGGCTTTTTAACGGGCAAGAGTCCGCAAGAGGCGCTCAATTATGGCGTGGCACATGGTGCATTGGCGATGACTACACCGGGGGATACCAGTATGGCGAGTCTCAAAGAGGTAGAAAATCTGGTTAAGGGTGGCAGCGCGCGCGTGGCGCGTTAGGGGGAAGCGATGAGTGACATTATGCAGAAATTAGGTGAAGCAGGACTCTTACCCGTTATCAAAATTGATCGGTTGGAAGATGCCGTGCCGTTGGTAGAAGCGTTAATGGCGGGTGGCTTGCCTGTTGCCGAGGTTACCTTTCGTACGCAAGTTGCCCCACAGGCGATTGCGACGATAAGCAAGGCCCGACCTGATGTCATTTTAGGGGCGGGTACGATTCTGACAACGGAGCAGGTAGATCAGGCGATTGCGGTGGGTGCTAAGTTCTTGGTGAGTCCAGGGTTTAATCCTACCGTGGTGGAGCACGCGCTTAAACGAGGTATCCCGATCACGCCGGGGGTATGTACGCCGAGCGAGGTGGAGCAAGCATCGAGTATGGGGTTGAACGTTTTAAAGTTTTTCCCTGCTGAACAATTTGGTGGCGTGGCAATGCTCAAGACGTTCTATTCGGTCTATCCGCACATCAAATTTATTCCTACCGGCGGAGTAACGCTAGCTAATTTGCCTGAATATATCAAACAGCCCAATATCCACGCCGTGGGGGGCACATGGATGGTGCATTCTGATTTGATTAAGGCGAAGGATTGGGCAAAAATTACTCAACTAGCGCAAGAGGCGGTTAATGTCTTGCATAAGATAAAAAAATAGTAAAAGATTCCTCATTTTCTTTATAGGAGAGATGAGGAATTTTTAATTTTTTCTTGTATTTATATAAATCATTATTAAGTAATTTTAATAAGTTTTATCTTGACAATTGTCTTGATTGCCTTGATAATAAAGTATGGAAAATGTTAATCAAGATGAGTTTTATGCGCGCTATGACATTAATGATGAGGGCGAGGTCTTCTGGCAACGATTAGACGATCATTTGCGTGAGGTGGCAGAGTTAGCGTATGATACGCTAAAAGATGTGGATGGAGAGTTGGCTAGCTGGGCAAAGCTGGCGGGGTATTTTCATGATTATGGCAAGTTTAACCCCGCTTTTCAAGAGCGGTTGCGTAAGGCTCAGGCTAAAGAGCACGCGCAGTTAGTCGCCAACACCGAAGAAGAGCGCCGTTTAGCCGATAAGATCCTCGTTCCTAAAGCACCGCATGCACAGCTAGGGGTGGATGGGTTTCTTGGATATTTAATGAAAAAGAAAGCAACGATGAATCCTAAATATCATGCATTGTTTACTTTTTTACCTTCATACGCTATTCTCGCTCACCATGCCGGATTGAGTGATACAATCAGTAAAAAAGAGTTTAACTCAACGATAGATTATGCATTTTGGCGTGAGATGCTTGACAATCTCCATGCACTGGAACCACAGTTAACGGATTTTACTTCAGGTCTAATAGACAAGACAAATCACCTGCCTAGCAATGATGCCAAGCATAGTCAATTAGGGTTTAATGCGATGATGACGGTGCGTCTACTTTTTTCGGCGTTGGTGCATGCGGATCATCTAGCGAGTGCAAAGTTTCGCTTGCCTGATGATAGCGAGATTCATTTTGCTTCTATTGCAGAGATAAAAACTCATTTTGTAGCTCAATATAGACAATTTTTGGCTCATCGTACCCACCCTTCGGCTAGCGACGTTACGGCGATTAAATTACAGCAAAAACGTAATGAGATTTACCAATCGTGCTTGTCCATGGCAACGCAAGAGCGAGGAATTTTTAGCCTCACCGTGCCAACGGGGGGAGGCAAGACACTCTCTTCTCTGGCGTTTGCTTTGCATCATGCAGAACATCACCAGCAACAGCGCGTGATTTATGTGGCACCGTTTACCTCAATTTTGGATCAAACGGTTGGCATTTATCAGCAATATGTGGGAGAGCATAATCTCTTTGCCCACTACAGTACCTATGATGCGCTCCAATTTAAGGAGAATGCCGAAGAGGCGTATCAGCCATTGCGCAACGCCTTGAGTGAGAGTTGGCAACAGCCGGTTATTTTGACGACAGCTGTGCAATTTTGGGAGTCGCTCTTTACGCACAAGCCATCCAAGGCGAAAAAAATTCATCACATCGCCAACAGTGTGATTATTCTCGATGAGATTCAGAGCATTCCGCGTGCGTATCTCTCGCCTATTTTGCACATGATGCGTAGTTTGGTGGCGTATGGTTGTTCGGTGGTGCTCTGCTCGGCGACCCAGCCACAGTTTGACGCTCCACAATTATCGCACTTGGCGCTACAGGATATTAAGGAGATGATGCCTAACCCTCAACAATTAGCCGATGATTTATCTCGTGTAACACTACACCTTTCGCACGCGGCGAAGAGCATAGAAGAGTTGGCGCAGGAGGTTATTGCATGCTCGCAGGCATTAGTCATTGTCAATTTACGTGGAACGGCATCTAAGGTGTATCAGGCGATTTGTGAGCAAGTGGCAGATAAGGAGGCGGTCTTTCACTTGAGTGGACTGATGGCGGTGGCACACCGTCAAGAGATTTTAACGAGAGTCAAAGAAGAGTATCTTGCCAAGGGTAAGGCGTGTTACTTGGTGAGTACGCACCTTATTGAGGCGGGGGTGGATATAGACTTTCCTGTCGTTTATCGTGAGGAGGCGGGATTAGAGAATCTGATTCAATCGGCAGGTCGATGCAATCGAGAATTTAAGGTGGAGCGAGGTGCTTTTGTGATCTTTGCCTTGGCTGATGTGAAGATTCCCGATATGCACGCCCAACAACATGCCATCTATCAGCGTATCCGTGATGCATATGGGGAGAGATTATTTCACTTAGATGCGATCCGTGATTATTATCAAGAGATTTATCATATCAATAATGCCGGGGTTAAAGGTGCGCAAGGTAATCCTCTAGATGTCTATGCGATTGAGCAAGATGTGAGGAATGTCGGTAGGAATTTTGCGAAGGGTGCTGCGCTCAATAATATGCCCTTTGCGTCGATTAGCCAGCAGTTCTCTCTCATTAAAGATGAGCAGTGGACGGTAGTTATTCCTTATCATAAAGAGGTTGAAGAGTCGATTCAGTACATCGAACAGAAGGGACTTTCTCGTAAGCACTTACGTAAGCTCGCACGTTATAGCGTGGGTGTCTATAAAAATCACTATAATGAGTTGCACCATCAGCATCATATTCGAGAGCTAGTGGATAGTCGGGGGAATGCGCTGGGTATCTACTACCTTGAACCAGCGTATTATCAGACCACCTATGACGAACGCATGGGCTTGAGGCAAGAGGTAAGCGATATTCTGGTGAGTGATAGTTCGATATATTAGATGAATTACTTGCTTTTTCGCTTGCTTTTGGCTATACTAAGGTCTCTAAGGTTGCCCTCCACGCGAGGGCATGAATTGAAACCACTTTTTCTATTTTTGTTTGGATATAATCTTATCAGTTTTACGCCTATAGGATTGACTATAGGCATTTCACTTATTCTATTTTTTTTGGAATAATTTTTTCAATAAATTTTTATAAAACCTCTTGACAATTTTTTTCTAATAAAGTAGAATATAATTAGTAAAAAGGAAGTAGGCGATATCAACTTTCTTTCTATTGGTTGATATCGCTTTTAGTTTTATTAAAAGGAGGTAAGCTATGAGCATTCGCATTTATGTGGAAGGCGAACGGGCGCTGTGGACGCGTCCTGAAAATAAAGCAGAACGGGTTTCTTATCCCGCAATGACCTTTAGTTCGGCTCGAAATTGTTTGCAAGCAATCTACTGGAAGCCCTCGATTGAGTGGGTGGTAGAGAGCATTGAGGTCTTGCGTCCCTCGCGCTTTATTTCGGTTAAACGCAACGAGGTAAAGAGTTTAGCCATTAAGGGTAAGGACGATTTTTACATTGAGGAGCTACGCACCCAGCGGTATACTTTGATGCTTGCTGGTATTAAGCAAGAAGATGCTCCGCAAGAGCGTCCGAAGTTGGCGTATATTATTAACGCTCACTTTCGTATGACCGACCTTGCAGGCGTATCGCGGAAAAAGTGGCAAGAACATACCCCCGAGGAGCTGGCTAATGATGCCAACCCTGACAAACATCTTGCTATTATTATGGAACGCTTACAAAATGGAAGTGCGTTCACCCAACCCTATTTTGGCACTCGGGAGTGCACGGCTTATTTTCGCCTAGCCAATGATGCGGATGTTTGCTTGCTTAGCGAGGAGGAGAAGAATAAGGATTGGGGCTGGATGTTTTATGACTTTGACTTTTCAGATAAAAAAAATCCAAGACCGCTCTTCTTTCATGCCAAACTGAAGGAGGGAACTATCTATGCTCCTAAAAAGGAGGCACTTAGCTTATGATTCTGCAAAAACTTACTGATTTGTACGATCGCTTTGCTGGAGATGAGAGCGAGGATGTGCGCGAGGCGTTGCCTCTGTATGGATTTAGCTTGGCTAAGGTGGTGTATGCCCTGCATCTGAATGAGGCTGGCGAGCTAGTAGATAAAGATTATTTACGCTACAAAAAGCGTGTGGTGACAGGCAAAAACAAAGATGGTACGTCCAAGACAAAAGAGATGGAATTTACCAAAACGATGATTGTTCCCGAGCAAGAAGGGCGTAGTCAAAACATTCGAGCTTATTTTTTGTGTGATACGCTAACATATATTCTTGGTAATAGCTATACACCCAAAAAACCTGAGACACAAGAAAAAAAGTTAAAAAAATTTGAAGCTTCCAAGGCATTACACCTTAGCGAAATCTCTCGTATGAATGAGCCACTACTTGAGCCGGTAAAGCGTTTTTTTGCGCAGTGGAATCCCCATAATTTTGAGCAATTTGTGCAAGATAATATGCCTAAATGGGACGATTGGCAACGTATGGAAGACGCAGTTATTGTTTTTCGCTTGCCTAGTGGAGCGTATGCGCATGATTTGGCAAGTGTTAAGGCTTACGCGGTAGATCAAGCCAGTAGTGCCGAAGGCGAGCGTGGGCGTTGTATGGTTACCGGCAAGGAGAATGTGGTGATTGCCGATTTGCACCCAAACGTCAAGATGCCCGGTGGTGGCAGTAAATTTGTCTCCTATAATTACGGTGTGTTGACTTCCTATAATAAGAAAGGTGGAGCTAATGCCCCTATTGGGGCGGAGACAGCGTTTAAATACACCGAAGCGCTCAATATGTTAATTGGTACAAAAAATCAGCGAATTAGTTTGGGCGATGCTACGGTAGTTTATTGGTCAAACGGTGCTAGTGAGTATGAGCAGGGACTAAAAGATACACTGCAGCCAGAGGAAGAGCAGACGATAGCGGAGTTAAAAAGACGACTTATCCGCTACAATCTTGATAAAGGGTGGATTGATCTTACGCATGTTCGTTTACCTGTAGAAGGTCTTACGGATATGACGATTGTTGATGAGGACTTGAATATAAAGGATCCTCAACCCTTCTATGTTTTGTCTTTAGTGGCGAATATGCAACGTTTGGGCATTCGCTTTTTTTGGGAGAGCACCATTGGGGTGAATAAAGCAATTATCACTAAATATTATAACGAACTGGAGTTGGTACGTTTTACCGACAAACAGCCTGAATTTATTCCGTTATATGCTTTAGTGAGTGCGACTAAGAGTAAAATGGAACGGGAGACTTCACCCGTTGTTGTTGACTACTTGTTACAATCTGTTTTGACTGGGCAGGAGTATCATCGATCATTGTTGTCCCATTTGGTTAGTCGTATTAGGCGCGATCATGATACGGGCTATACCCGTACGGCGTTGATTAAGGCGATTTTATTGCGTAATCACGCATCGTATTTAGAGCGATATGCGTCATTGGTTTGTATTGCATCGATGAATGAAGAAGAGAGAAAAAAAAGGAGGTTAGTTGTGTTAAATGATGAGTTAGCCAGCCATGGTTATTTGAGTGGTCGCTTGTTTGCGGTGCTAGAGAGGGCGCAGGATATGGCCATTGGTGCCAATGCGAGTATCAGTGATCGATACATTGGCTCGGTATCTACACGTCCTGCGGTGGTCTTTCCGCTACTTTTAAAGTTGAATGTGCATCACTTAAGTAAGATTGGTGGTGGCATGGCTTTTAACTTTAAGCTAGAGCTGGAGCGGATTATGGCACATTTCGATGTGAATGAGAAGGGGGTGATTTTCCCACGTATTTTGTCGCTAGAGGAACAGGGATTGTTCTTTGTGGGCTATTATCACCAGCGTGCTGCCATGAGCGATCGCTTACGCAGTGAGAAGAAAGAAGAGAGTAATCAATAAAAAAGGAGTATATAATCATGAGTAATCATTTAGAGAATCGTTACGATTTTGTCTTTTATTTTGACGTGGAGAATGGTAATCCCAACGGAGACCCTGATGCGGGTAATCTGCCACGCACCGACCCAGAGACCGGCTATGGCTTTACCACTGATGTCTCGATTAAGCGTAAGATCCGCAATTACGTGCAGTTGAAGTATCCGCTTAAAGATCGCGTGGATGAGGGCAAAGACTTCCGTATTTACGTGAAGGAGAAGGGCGTGCTTAATCTTTTTCATGAAGAGGCTTATCTCCATGCTAATAGTGTTTCGGTAAAGGCAGTGGATAACTCTGCCGAGGGCGAGGATAAGAAGAAGGACGCTAAGGGCAATAAGCGCATTGGCAGTGAGGATCAGGTGGACAAGGCACGGGCTTGGATGTGCGAGCAATTTTACGACGTGCGAACTTTTGGCGCGGTAATGAGTACGGGGGTGAATGCAGGACAAGTGCGAGGGCCGGTACAATTGACCTTTGCACGTAGCCAAGAACCGATCTTTGCGAATGAGGTTTCGATTACGCGTATGGCTGTGGCTACCGAAAAAGAGGCAGAGCAACAAAAGGGTGATAACCGCACCATTGGTAAGAAAGCGTTTATTCCCTATGGTCTCTACCGTGCCGAGGGCTTTATCAGTGCGAACTTGGCGAACCAGACGGGCTTTGACAGTGATGATTTAGAGCTCTTGTGGGAGGCGATCCTTAACATGTACGAGCATGATCGATCGGCGAGCCGTGGCAAGGTTTCGGTGCGGAAGTTGGTGGTCTTTAAGCATGATAACAAGATGGGAAAGGCTCCTGCTCAAACGCTCTTTGATTTGGTGCAAACCAAGCGTGTTACCTCTAGTGATGCACCAGCGCGAGCCTTTAGCGACTATCAAATTACCATCGCGAAAGAGAACGTTCCCGCAGGTGTCGAGCTAATCGAAAGGTTGTAAGATAAATTTATCTGGTGTGTAATCCTTTATTATGCACCAGGTGAGATAAAATTGGAGGAATAATATGAGTTCAAAAGTAACTAGTTTAAACCAAAAGGTTAAAAATGTTAGTGGATCTAGTAAAGATCGAGGTAATTGGCTTCAATCATTTTATGCTGAAGGCGATAGTAATGCGGAAACCTGTATTATCAAAGGTTGTGGAAATTTAGCGACTGCTGGTGGTCATTTATATCATGATTACGATATAACTAGGGTGTATATAGCTCCAATTTGCGATACATGTAACCATCCTAGTAACACTGATTGGATGGAAGTCAAAGCTCATCGATTAATGATGAAAAGATAGAAAGTTTATAGCGCGTATGATGGTTATCATGCGCGTATTGGGTTGAACTGCATAAAAAAGGAGGAATTTTATGCAAGAGTATGACTATATTCAGATAGCAAGTTTACAACACTATCAATATTGTCCGCGTCAATGCGCCCTAATGTATAATGAACAAATTTGGGCGGATAGCTATCACACCAAGGCAGGCGATATTCTGCATGAGAAGACGCACCAAGAGCGTATTCGCTATGAAAAAGGTGTGCGTATCGAGACGGCAACGACGGTGGTGTCGCATCGCTATGGCTTGATGGGGGTGTGTGATACGATTGAATTTCACCCTGATACAATTTTGCCGATTGAGTATAAAGTAGGAAAAAGTAAGAGCATCTATGAGGTAGACAAGGTGCAATTATGTGCGCAGGTACTCTGTTTGGAAGAGATGACCGGTCAATCGATTACACAGGGAGCGATTTACTACAATCAAGAAAAGAGCCGTAGCTATATCGAGATAGACGAAGCATTAAGATCGCTCACCGTAGATGTTTTAACGAATGTTCATAAGTTATTGTTTAATAAAGAGTTGCCTGTTGTAGAGAAGAGCAAGAAGTGTGCACTTTGCTCGCTGGTGGAGCTATGTATTCCTGATTTAACGAATATGGCTGTGGCAGATTATTGGCAAACGATGGCATCGGAGGTGGATTGATGAAAAAGATGTTGAATACGCTCTTTATTGAGTCGCCTAAGAGTAGCTTACGGATGGAAGGCGAAAGTATTGTGTTACGTTTGGCGAACGGGGAGAAGAAAAAGCTTCCTACGCTCAATATCGATTCGTTAGTGATTCGAGGATCGGTCTATGTTAGCTCGCGAGTATTGGCTTATTGTGCCAAGCATGGTATCTTGGTGAGTTATTTTAGCGTGAATGATCGGATGCTTTTTAAGATTGATCGATCTTTGGCTGGTAGTAATGTCTTATTACGGCGCGCACAACACGAAGCAACCAAAGCAGAGAATGCGTTGCCGGTGGCTAAGTCGATCGTCATGGGGAAGATACTCAATCAACATCATGAGTTGCAACGTTACAAACGAGAGTATGCGAAAGAGGATCGCAGGTTGATAGAAGATATCAGTAAATTGAAGCATCAGTTGCGGTATGTGGAACTTGCTAAGGATCTCGATGAGTTGCGCGGTTATGAGGGGGTGACTAGTAGTCTCTACTTTAAGTATTTTAACGATCGGATTCGTAAGCATAAGAGGGAATTTTTTATGAAGGGACGCAATCGTCGCCCACCGATGGATCGGGTGAATGCGTTGCTGTCGTATGGGTATCAGGTGTTGTACCATGATATGATTGGGCTGGTGGAGAGTGTGGGTTTGGATCCTGCGATGGGATTTTTACATCGGGATCGTCCGGGTCGGATGAGTTTGGCGTTGGATATGATGGAGGAATTTCGTTCGTTGGTCATTGATCGTTTGGTGATACGCTTGATTAACTTGGGGCAAATTACACCCGAAGATTTTGATATCTCGGCTAGCGGAAGTGTGCGGATAAAGGATAAAGCGAGGCGGATCTTTCTTGAAGGGTATGTGGATCAAAAGAGAGAGTCATATTTTCATTTTTATACGGGAGAGAAGCTGAAATTACCACATTTATGGCACGTGCAGGGGCAATTATTGGCAAGGTATTTGCGAGGTAATATTGAAGGGTATCCTGCCTTTGTGGTGCGATGATGGGAGGGTAGAATGAAAGTTTTGGTCTGTTACGATGTGGCACGCGATGATAATGGTGCAAGG is a window of Entomospira culicis DNA encoding:
- the cas1 gene encoding CRISPR-associated endonuclease Cas1 translates to MKKMLNTLFIESPKSSLRMEGESIVLRLANGEKKKLPTLNIDSLVIRGSVYVSSRVLAYCAKHGILVSYFSVNDRMLFKIDRSLAGSNVLLRRAQHEATKAENALPVAKSIVMGKILNQHHELQRYKREYAKEDRRLIEDISKLKHQLRYVELAKDLDELRGYEGVTSSLYFKYFNDRIRKHKREFFMKGRNRRPPMDRVNALLSYGYQVLYHDMIGLVESVGLDPAMGFLHRDRPGRMSLALDMMEEFRSLVIDRLVIRLINLGQITPEDFDISASGSVRIKDKARRIFLEGYVDQKRESYFHFYTGEKLKLPHLWHVQGQLLARYLRGNIEGYPAFVVR
- the cas4 gene encoding CRISPR-associated protein Cas4, yielding MQEYDYIQIASLQHYQYCPRQCALMYNEQIWADSYHTKAGDILHEKTHQERIRYEKGVRIETATTVVSHRYGLMGVCDTIEFHPDTILPIEYKVGKSKSIYEVDKVQLCAQVLCLEEMTGQSITQGAIYYNQEKSRSYIEIDEALRSLTVDVLTNVHKLLFNKELPVVEKSKKCALCSLVELCIPDLTNMAVADYWQTMASEVD
- the cas7c gene encoding type I-C CRISPR-associated protein Cas7/Csd2 → MSNHLENRYDFVFYFDVENGNPNGDPDAGNLPRTDPETGYGFTTDVSIKRKIRNYVQLKYPLKDRVDEGKDFRIYVKEKGVLNLFHEEAYLHANSVSVKAVDNSAEGEDKKKDAKGNKRIGSEDQVDKARAWMCEQFYDVRTFGAVMSTGVNAGQVRGPVQLTFARSQEPIFANEVSITRMAVATEKEAEQQKGDNRTIGKKAFIPYGLYRAEGFISANLANQTGFDSDDLELLWEAILNMYEHDRSASRGKVSVRKLVVFKHDNKMGKAPAQTLFDLVQTKRVTSSDAPARAFSDYQITIAKENVPAGVELIERL